The proteins below are encoded in one region of Populus alba chromosome 2, ASM523922v2, whole genome shotgun sequence:
- the LOC118042204 gene encoding protein RGF1 INDUCIBLE TRANSCRIPTION FACTOR 1, with amino-acid sequence MLVSSNLSLPPWLQALLTEKFFNACVIHEGARKNEKNIFCLDCCISICPHCLSPHGSHRLLQIRRYVYNDVLRLDDAQKLFDSAFVQSYTTNSAKVIFLNQRPLTRPVNIRGNICSRCDRGLQFPHLFCSISCKVDHILRTKGVSGLSSFLYDCKFLPLSEPGSDDGLMTPVSVLEPAASSKTSSSSGGDGGVACRAVACTATTEIVRKKRSSLTNSCRTMFPRDTVISTILMNRRKKAPNRAPLY; translated from the exons atg TTGGTTTCATCAAATCTATCACTACCTCCTTGGCTTCAAGCACTTCTTACAGAGAAATTCTTCAATGCTTGTGTAATTCACGAAGGAGCaagaaagaatgaaaagaaCATATTTTGCTTAGACTGTTGCATCAGTATCTGCCCTCACTGTCTGTCTCCTCACGGCTCTCACCGTCTCTTGCAG ataagaagatatGTATATAATGATGTTTTAAGGCTAGATGATGCGCAGAAATTATTCGACTCTGCATTTGTTCAA TCCTATACTACAAACAGTGCAaaagtgatatttttaaatcaaaggcCACTAACAAGGCCAGTGAATATCAGAGGCAACATTTGTAGCAGGTGTGACAGAGGTCTGCAATTCCCTCATCTCTTTTGCTCCATTTCTTGCAAG gTTGATCATATTTTGAGAACAAAAGGTGTAAGTGGGCTTTCAAGTTTCTTGTATGATTGTAAGTTCTTGCCTTTGTCTGAACCGGGTTCAGATGACGGTTTAATGACTCCAGTTTCGGTCCTTGAACCGGCCGCTTCGAGCAAGACAAGTTCTAGTTCAGGCGGGGATGGTGGGGTTGCTTGCAGGGCTGTTGCCTGTACTGCAACTACGGAGATTGTGAGAAAGAAGAGGAGCAGCTTGACAAATTCATGCCGGACGATGTTTCCAAGAGATACCGTAATATCGACCATTTTAATGAACCGGAGAAAGAAGGCACCGAACCGGGCTCCTCTTTATTGA